In Halopelagius inordinatus, a single genomic region encodes these proteins:
- a CDS encoding Mrp/NBP35 family ATP-binding protein: MNDEAVRDRLRAVEDPDLGGDIVSLGLVNAVDVDEDAGVVRISLALGAPYSPTETDIAADVREALADTDLDVELTASVPSDLSSDETVLPGVKNIIAVASGKGGVGKSTVAVNLAAGLSQMGAKVGLFDADVYGPNVPRMVAADEAPQATSSESIIPPERYGVKLMSMAFLVGEDDPVIWRGPMVHKILTQLVEDVEWGELDYMVLDLPPGTGDTQLTILQTLPLTGAVIVTTPQDVAVDDARKGLRMFGKHDTNVLGIVENMSTFVCPDCGGEHDIFGTGGGEAFAAENDMPFLGSLPLDPAVRTGGDGGDPVVLDEDNETADAFRLVTENVADMTGVVRRRGAANR, translated from the coding sequence ATGAACGACGAAGCGGTACGCGACCGTCTCCGCGCGGTCGAGGACCCCGACCTCGGCGGCGACATCGTCTCTCTCGGACTCGTCAACGCCGTGGACGTGGACGAGGACGCCGGCGTCGTCCGCATCTCACTCGCACTCGGCGCGCCGTACTCGCCGACCGAAACCGACATCGCCGCCGACGTGCGGGAGGCCCTCGCGGACACCGACTTGGACGTCGAACTCACGGCTTCCGTCCCCTCCGACCTCTCGTCGGACGAGACGGTGTTACCGGGAGTGAAAAACATCATCGCCGTCGCCTCCGGAAAGGGCGGCGTCGGAAAGTCCACCGTCGCCGTCAACCTCGCGGCCGGACTCTCGCAGATGGGCGCGAAAGTGGGCCTGTTCGACGCCGACGTCTACGGCCCGAACGTCCCGCGGATGGTCGCCGCCGACGAAGCGCCGCAGGCCACCTCGTCGGAGAGCATCATCCCGCCGGAGCGATACGGCGTGAAACTGATGTCCATGGCCTTTCTCGTCGGCGAGGACGACCCGGTCATCTGGCGCGGCCCGATGGTCCACAAGATTCTGACGCAACTGGTCGAAGACGTAGAGTGGGGCGAACTCGACTACATGGTGCTCGACTTACCGCCGGGGACGGGCGACACGCAGTTGACCATCCTCCAGACCCTCCCGCTTACCGGCGCGGTCATCGTCACGACGCCGCAGGACGTCGCGGTGGACGACGCCCGGAAGGGACTCCGGATGTTCGGCAAACACGACACGAACGTCCTCGGCATCGTCGAGAACATGTCCACCTTCGTCTGTCCCGACTGCGGCGGCGAACACGACATCTTCGGCACGGGCGGCGGCGAGGCGTTCGCCGCGGAGAACGACATGCCGTTTCTCGGCTCTCTCCCCCTCGACCCGGCGGTCAGAACGGGGGGCGACGGCGGCGACCCGGTCGTCTTAGACGAGGACAACGAGACGGCGGACGCGTTCCGACTCGTCACCGAGAACGTCGCGGACATGACCGGCGTCGTCCGCCGACGCGGGGCCGCGAACAGATGA
- a CDS encoding 50S ribosomal protein L18e — MSKTNPRLNSLIAELKAVSRDSGANVWQDIADRLEKPRRTHAEVNLGRIERYAKEDETVVVPGKVLGSGVLEKNVTVAAVDFSSSARKKIEQVGDAVALEQIAENNPEGSNVRVIR; from the coding sequence ATGAGTAAGACCAATCCGAGACTCAACAGTCTCATCGCCGAGCTGAAGGCGGTTTCTCGCGATTCCGGTGCCAACGTATGGCAGGACATCGCAGACCGTCTCGAAAAGCCCCGGCGCACCCACGCGGAGGTCAACCTTGGGCGCATCGAACGGTATGCCAAGGAAGACGAGACCGTCGTCGTCCCCGGCAAAGTGCTGGGCAGCGGTGTGCTGGAGAAGAACGTCACCGTCGCTGCGGTTGACTTCTCTTCGTCCGCGCGTAAGAAGATCGAACAGGTCGGAGACGCGGTGGCGCTGGAACAGATCGCAGAGAACAACCCCGAAGGATCCAACGTGCGGGTGATTCGATGA
- a CDS encoding DNA-directed RNA polymerase subunit N, translated as MMIPVRCFTCGNVVGEHWEEFKARAREGDEDPAEVLDELGVERHCCRRMLVSHKDLVDVVAPYQ; from the coding sequence ATGATGATACCTGTCCGGTGTTTCACCTGTGGAAACGTGGTGGGCGAACACTGGGAGGAGTTCAAAGCTCGCGCCCGAGAGGGCGACGAAGACCCAGCCGAGGTCCTCGACGAACTGGGCGTCGAGCGGCACTGCTGCCGCCGGATGCTCGTCTCGCACAAGGACCTCGTCGACGTCGTAGCACCGTACCAATAA
- a CDS encoding ABC transporter permease, producing MPSGGPNPSDAGDGRDAPRPATYYHLARAVLYREYLLFVRYPANAVGGIVVALFFFGVLFYGGRLLAGRALTDSLEGIVVGYFLWTLSVGAYSSVSNDIGNEVQWGTLERHITTPFGFAPVALLKGIAKVVRTFLTSAVVLAVMLFLTGTTLSLDPVTVVVVAGLAITSVLGLGFAAGGVTVLYKRIGNWLNLLQFGFIALISAPVLDAPWTRFLPLAHGSALLQRAMVDGVRLWEFGAGELGLLVAVALGYLLGGYVVFHYATRRARRLGVLGDY from the coding sequence GTGCCGTCCGGCGGGCCGAACCCCTCCGACGCGGGCGACGGACGCGACGCCCCGCGCCCGGCGACGTACTACCACCTCGCACGCGCGGTTCTGTACCGCGAATACCTGCTTTTCGTGCGGTACCCGGCCAACGCGGTCGGCGGAATCGTCGTCGCGTTGTTCTTCTTCGGCGTGCTGTTTTACGGCGGACGGCTGTTAGCCGGGCGAGCACTCACCGACTCGCTCGAAGGCATCGTCGTCGGCTACTTCCTGTGGACGCTCTCTGTCGGCGCGTACTCGTCGGTCTCGAACGACATCGGAAACGAGGTGCAGTGGGGCACGCTCGAACGCCACATCACCACGCCGTTCGGGTTCGCTCCGGTCGCGCTACTGAAGGGAATCGCGAAAGTCGTCCGGACGTTTCTCACGTCCGCAGTCGTGCTCGCGGTGATGCTGTTTCTCACGGGGACGACGCTCAGCCTCGACCCCGTCACCGTCGTCGTCGTCGCGGGGCTAGCGATCACCTCGGTGCTAGGACTCGGGTTCGCCGCCGGCGGCGTCACCGTTCTCTACAAGCGAATCGGCAACTGGCTCAACCTCTTGCAGTTCGGCTTTATCGCCCTGATATCCGCGCCGGTGTTGGACGCGCCGTGGACTCGATTTCTGCCGCTGGCTCACGGCAGCGCACTACTCCAACGAGCGATGGTGGACGGGGTCAGACTGTGGGAGTTCGGGGCCGGAGAGCTCGGACTGCTCGTCGCCGTCGCTCTCGGCTACCTCCTCGGAGGCTACGTCGTGTTCCACTACGCGACGCGGCGCGCGCGACGACTCGGCGTACTCGGCGATTACTGA
- a CDS encoding potassium channel family protein: MNLVYFALGALLLVLVVVDLLWTTLWVEGGAGPLTSRLMSWSWRTLRKLAGQNSRVLSLSGPLVFVVGLSVWIALLWSGWTLIYASVDGALVDTLNRGAVSWADLLYFTGYTMFTLGNGDFVPGSGIWQLTTILATGSGMLFVTLTVTYILSVLDAVTQKRAFAMGVSGFGTRGTEIVRKGWTGEEFRGLDLPLNTYVSQVNTLTSNHKAYPVLHYFHTPRAEQAPTIGVAVLDEALTLFRFGVPQQDRPDEVVIDNARSGVHTYLQTLETAFVEPADRTPPSPDLDALREAGVPTVSDDEFAASLAELDDRRRMLLGLVESDARQWPSAGDTE; the protein is encoded by the coding sequence ATGAATCTCGTCTACTTCGCGCTCGGCGCACTCCTTCTCGTACTCGTCGTCGTGGACCTTCTGTGGACGACGCTCTGGGTCGAGGGAGGCGCCGGGCCGCTTACGTCTCGATTGATGTCGTGGTCGTGGCGAACGTTACGGAAGCTAGCGGGGCAGAACTCGCGCGTGCTCAGTCTCTCGGGGCCGCTAGTCTTCGTCGTCGGCCTCTCGGTGTGGATTGCGCTCCTCTGGAGCGGGTGGACTCTCATCTATGCGAGCGTAGACGGCGCCCTCGTCGATACGCTGAACAGAGGCGCCGTCTCTTGGGCCGACCTGCTCTACTTCACGGGATACACGATGTTTACGCTGGGAAACGGAGATTTCGTTCCCGGGAGCGGAATCTGGCAGCTCACGACCATCCTCGCGACGGGGAGCGGGATGCTCTTTGTGACACTGACCGTCACCTACATCCTCTCGGTGTTAGACGCGGTCACTCAAAAGCGCGCGTTCGCCATGGGCGTGAGCGGGTTCGGCACGCGCGGCACGGAGATCGTTCGGAAGGGATGGACCGGCGAGGAGTTCCGAGGGCTGGACCTGCCTCTCAACACGTACGTGTCTCAGGTGAACACGCTCACGTCGAATCACAAGGCCTACCCCGTCCTCCACTACTTTCACACGCCGCGGGCCGAGCAAGCCCCCACGATAGGGGTCGCCGTTCTCGACGAGGCGTTGACGCTCTTTAGATTCGGAGTTCCACAGCAGGACCGACCTGACGAAGTCGTTATCGACAACGCACGTTCGGGCGTCCACACCTACTTGCAAACCCTCGAAACAGCGTTCGTCGAGCCCGCGGACCGAACACCGCCGTCTCCGGATCTCGATGCCCTCCGCGAAGCAGGCGTTCCCACGGTCTCCGACGACGAGTTCGCGGCCAGCCTCGCCGAGTTAGACGACCGGCGTCGGATGTTACTCGGACTCGTCGAATCCGACGCGCGGCAGTGGCCGTCGGCGGGCGACACCGAGTGA
- a CDS encoding 30S ribosomal protein S4: protein MATGNNTKFYETPNHPWQGERIAQESDLLGRYGLKNKEELWRAQSELRDYRREARRLIGEAQGDLDVAEEAGEEFLARLRRLGILSENDNINRVLRLDVSDILERRLQTVAYRKGLAQTPQQARQFITHGHVVVDDARVTAPSKKVEVTEEDSVAFDETSVLSDDLHPARAEGQE from the coding sequence ATGGCGACTGGTAACAACACGAAGTTCTACGAGACGCCGAACCATCCGTGGCAGGGCGAACGCATCGCCCAAGAGTCCGACCTTCTCGGCCGCTACGGCCTCAAGAACAAAGAGGAACTCTGGCGCGCGCAGTCGGAACTGCGCGACTACCGCCGCGAGGCCCGACGCCTCATCGGCGAAGCGCAGGGAGACTTAGACGTCGCAGAGGAGGCAGGCGAGGAGTTCCTCGCTCGCCTCCGCCGTCTCGGCATCCTCTCCGAGAACGACAACATAAACCGCGTCCTGCGACTGGACGTGTCCGACATCCTCGAACGTCGTCTCCAGACCGTCGCGTACCGCAAGGGTCTCGCACAGACCCCCCAGCAGGCGCGACAGTTCATCACGCACGGCCACGTGGTCGTCGACGACGCTCGCGTCACCGCGCCCTCGAAGAAGGTCGAAGTGACAGAAGAGGATTCGGTCGCGTTCGACGAGACGAGCGTTCTCTCGGACGACCTTCACCCCGCACGCGCGGAGGGACAGGAGTAA
- a CDS encoding DNA-directed RNA polymerase subunit D, giving the protein MAHDFEVEFIERDERSARFLVRGLTPAVANGIRRAMIADVPTFSVDTVRFVENSSVMFDEMIGLRLGLVPLTTPLDDFEEGDAVTLSLDVEGPATAYSGDIQSADPMVQPADDNVPIIELKEGQRLELEADAVLGRGKEHAKHQGGVAVGYRHLQRVEVVGDAGEFEEQDSNILRGVIEEQAADHAADDTATDGDLVATDEFENDLTKRYPGKDVEVTDVPDAFVFNVETDGSFTVEELVRRAAESLGARAAELEEKVAI; this is encoded by the coding sequence ATGGCACACGACTTCGAGGTCGAGTTCATCGAACGCGACGAGCGATCGGCCAGATTCCTCGTACGAGGCCTGACCCCGGCGGTCGCAAACGGCATCCGCCGAGCGATGATCGCGGACGTGCCGACGTTCAGCGTCGACACCGTCCGGTTCGTCGAGAACTCGTCCGTGATGTTCGACGAGATGATCGGACTTCGACTCGGCCTTGTTCCGCTCACGACCCCCCTCGACGACTTCGAGGAGGGCGACGCCGTGACGCTGTCTCTCGACGTCGAGGGCCCCGCCACGGCGTACTCGGGGGACATCCAGTCTGCGGACCCGATGGTGCAACCCGCAGACGACAACGTCCCCATTATCGAACTCAAGGAGGGCCAACGCCTCGAACTGGAGGCGGACGCCGTCCTCGGGCGCGGCAAGGAACACGCAAAGCACCAGGGCGGAGTCGCAGTCGGCTACCGACACCTCCAACGCGTGGAGGTCGTCGGCGACGCCGGCGAGTTCGAAGAACAGGACTCGAACATCCTCCGTGGCGTCATCGAGGAGCAGGCGGCGGACCACGCCGCAGACGACACCGCCACAGACGGTGACCTCGTCGCCACGGACGAGTTCGAAAACGACCTCACGAAACGGTACCCCGGCAAGGACGTCGAGGTAACCGACGTGCCCGACGCGTTCGTCTTCAACGTGGAGACGGACGGGTCGTTCACGGTCGAGGAACTCGTTCGCCGCGCCGCCGAGAGTCTCGGCGCGCGCGCGGCCGAACTCGAAGAAAAGGTCGCTATCTAA
- a CDS encoding ABC transporter ATP-binding protein — MEDTVVTRRTPESDSGDDPRDATVGTDASRPRSTRALVVEGISKRFGSGDDAVLAVDDVSFAVDRGSVVGLLGPNGAGKTTLIKSILGIVFADAGSIRIFGTEVGDGRRTVYADVDAMLEGARNDYWRLTVRENLRYFATIGGVDPDSVSARHDRLLERLDLTEKADTPVRELSRGMKQKVSLASVLAGGAELVFLDEPTLGLDVESSRTLRSELRRLAAEDGLTIVVSSHDMSVIEDVCDRVVVMSDGRIVADDTVDALLQRADRNTVRITSPDLDDETLASLRAQFDVRGSERRGDSVRIEVAAAGDELYALMDHLRDADVALEHVRTAEPDLEDVFVSLTGDANGLAGSAAESRWSQ; from the coding sequence ATGGAAGATACCGTGGTGACCCGCCGGACGCCGGAGAGCGACTCGGGCGACGACCCCCGTGACGCCACCGTCGGTACCGACGCATCGAGGCCTCGGAGCACTCGGGCGCTCGTCGTCGAGGGGATATCGAAGCGGTTCGGGAGCGGCGACGACGCGGTTCTCGCCGTCGACGACGTGAGCTTCGCAGTCGACCGCGGTTCCGTCGTCGGTCTGCTCGGCCCGAACGGTGCCGGTAAGACGACCCTGATAAAGAGCATCCTCGGCATCGTGTTCGCGGACGCGGGCTCGATTCGCATCTTCGGTACCGAGGTTGGGGACGGTCGGCGCACCGTGTACGCCGACGTCGACGCGATGCTCGAAGGCGCTCGAAACGACTACTGGCGGCTCACCGTCCGCGAGAACCTTCGATACTTCGCGACCATCGGCGGGGTCGACCCGGATTCGGTGTCGGCGCGGCACGACCGTCTGCTGGAGCGTCTCGACCTCACCGAGAAAGCCGACACGCCCGTCAGAGAGCTGTCGCGCGGGATGAAACAGAAGGTGTCGCTCGCGAGCGTGCTCGCGGGCGGTGCCGAACTCGTCTTCCTCGACGAGCCGACGCTGGGACTCGACGTCGAGAGTTCCCGGACGCTCCGGAGCGAACTCCGCCGCCTCGCGGCCGAGGACGGACTCACTATCGTCGTCAGCAGCCACGACATGAGCGTCATCGAGGACGTCTGCGACCGAGTCGTCGTGATGTCCGACGGACGAATCGTCGCCGACGATACGGTCGATGCGCTCCTGCAGAGAGCCGACCGAAACACCGTCCGCATCACGAGTCCGGACCTCGACGACGAAACTCTCGCATCGCTCAGAGCGCAGTTCGACGTGCGCGGTTCAGAGCGACGCGGCGACAGCGTTCGCATCGAAGTCGCGGCCGCGGGCGACGAACTGTACGCGCTGATGGACCATCTCCGCGACGCGGACGTCGCGCTCGAACACGTGCGAACCGCCGAACCCGACCTAGAGGACGTGTTCGTCTCTCTGACCGGGGACGCGAACGGACTGGCAGGGTCGGCCGCCGAGAGCCGGTGGTCGCAGTGA
- a CDS encoding 50S ribosomal protein L13 produces the protein MNLAEFDADVVVDARNCIVGRVASEVAQRALAGEKVAVVNAEDAVITGSEDDVMGVYRKRVEVGSDRGPYYPKRPDRIFKRAIRGMVPYKTTDGREAFENVRVYVGNPFDEDGDVIEDTSLDRLSNIKFISLGEISQKLGANVTW, from the coding sequence ATGAATCTAGCGGAGTTCGACGCCGACGTCGTCGTCGACGCCCGGAACTGCATCGTCGGCCGCGTCGCCAGCGAAGTCGCACAACGTGCGCTCGCGGGCGAGAAAGTCGCCGTCGTCAACGCCGAAGACGCCGTCATCACGGGATCGGAAGACGACGTGATGGGCGTCTACCGCAAGCGCGTGGAAGTCGGATCGGACCGCGGGCCGTACTACCCGAAGCGTCCGGACCGAATCTTCAAGCGCGCCATCCGCGGTATGGTCCCCTACAAGACGACCGACGGGCGCGAGGCGTTCGAGAACGTGCGCGTCTACGTCGGCAACCCGTTCGACGAGGACGGCGACGTCATAGAGGACACCTCGCTGGACCGCCTCTCGAACATCAAGTTCATCTCGCTCGGAGAGATTTCCCAGAAGCTGGGTGCTAACGTCACATGGTAA
- a CDS encoding uracil-DNA glycosylase, translating into MDAEQDTLENPFNMDEGCTNCPELCETRTSIAHGYGDVGAEFLFVAEQPSEGADRTGVPFTGDAEGEKLQAVLGELGFSRSPPDSERPDLQNVFLTYLTRCRNPDRPPTDEEVLTCEPYLNAEIRMINPEIIVPVGQRALEALAIDYTTRRPDSFDVDEEHATTIRGRGFELVPMVELDRQTDEQSEAFVDHLLESVFARDYRQTKGRRGR; encoded by the coding sequence GTGGACGCAGAACAGGACACGCTCGAAAATCCGTTCAACATGGACGAAGGGTGTACGAACTGCCCGGAACTCTGTGAGACTCGAACGTCTATCGCGCACGGATACGGCGACGTCGGCGCTGAGTTCCTCTTCGTCGCGGAACAACCGAGCGAAGGAGCAGACCGCACGGGCGTTCCCTTCACGGGCGACGCGGAGGGCGAGAAACTCCAAGCCGTTCTCGGCGAGTTGGGCTTCTCTCGGTCCCCGCCCGACTCCGAGAGGCCGGACCTCCAGAACGTCTTTCTCACCTATCTGACGCGGTGTCGAAACCCCGACCGCCCGCCGACGGACGAGGAGGTGCTGACGTGCGAACCGTACCTCAACGCCGAGATTCGGATGATAAACCCCGAGATTATCGTCCCCGTCGGGCAACGCGCCCTCGAAGCACTCGCCATCGACTACACGACGCGCCGCCCCGACAGTTTCGACGTGGACGAGGAACACGCCACGACCATCCGGGGCCGAGGGTTCGAACTCGTGCCGATGGTCGAACTCGACCGTCAGACCGACGAACAGAGCGAGGCGTTCGTCGACCACCTCTTAGAAAGCGTCTTCGCGCGCGACTATCGACAGACGAAGGGGCGTCGCGGTCGGTAG
- a CDS encoding DNA-directed RNA polymerase subunit K, translating to MMQQRYNRYEKARILGARALQVSYGAPVLIETDQSEPILVAAEEYDAGVLPFTVRREGKT from the coding sequence ATAATGCAACAGCGCTACAATCGGTACGAGAAGGCACGCATCCTCGGCGCGAGAGCGCTGCAGGTGTCGTACGGGGCCCCGGTCCTCATCGAGACGGACCAGAGCGAACCCATCCTCGTCGCGGCAGAGGAGTACGACGCGGGCGTCCTTCCGTTCACGGTAAGACGAGAGGGCAAAACATGA
- the moaA gene encoding GTP 3',8-cyclase MoaA: protein MLVDDFGREVTGVRISLTDRCNFDCVYCHNEGLGDTRGPMEPSDDEMSADDVVRFLEVAAEFDVGKVKFTGGEPMLRQDLEEIIERTPDSMETSLTTNGTFLPGRAEALKDAGLSRVNVSQDALDPDEFAEITKSGAYEKVIEGVEAALDAGLDPVKLNMVVFEHTAGYVEGMVDHVAENAGLQLQLIEYMPELTGKPEWNIDIGRVHDWLEEKADRVERREMHHRRRYFVGEGMVEIVDPVGNADFCANCHRVRVTHEGYLKGCLNRNDDLRAMGEMTKPEIREAFREVVANRVPYYGEYLVEDDEDGWVVNEEYIGA, encoded by the coding sequence ATGCTCGTGGACGACTTCGGACGTGAGGTTACGGGCGTCCGCATCTCCCTCACCGACCGGTGTAACTTCGACTGCGTCTACTGTCACAACGAGGGACTCGGCGACACGCGGGGACCGATGGAACCGAGCGACGACGAGATGAGTGCCGACGACGTGGTGCGATTTCTCGAAGTCGCAGCGGAGTTCGACGTGGGGAAGGTGAAGTTCACCGGCGGCGAACCGATGCTCCGGCAGGACCTAGAGGAGATTATCGAACGCACGCCCGACTCGATGGAGACGTCTTTGACGACGAACGGGACGTTCCTCCCCGGGCGCGCGGAGGCGTTGAAGGACGCCGGTCTCTCGCGGGTGAACGTCTCCCAAGACGCACTCGACCCAGACGAGTTCGCGGAGATAACCAAATCCGGCGCGTACGAGAAAGTCATCGAAGGCGTCGAGGCGGCACTCGACGCCGGTCTGGACCCGGTGAAACTGAACATGGTCGTCTTCGAACACACCGCCGGGTACGTAGAGGGGATGGTCGACCACGTCGCGGAGAACGCCGGTCTGCAACTCCAACTCATCGAGTACATGCCCGAACTGACGGGGAAACCGGAGTGGAACATCGACATCGGACGCGTCCACGACTGGCTCGAAGAGAAAGCGGACCGAGTCGAGAGACGAGAGATGCACCACCGCCGTCGGTACTTCGTCGGCGAGGGGATGGTCGAAATCGTAGACCCCGTCGGCAACGCCGACTTTTGCGCGAACTGCCACCGCGTGCGCGTCACGCACGAGGGGTACCTGAAGGGGTGTCTGAACCGCAACGACGACCTGCGGGCGATGGGCGAGATGACGAAACCCGAGATTCGCGAGGCGTTCCGCGAGGTGGTGGCGAACCGCGTCCCCTACTACGGGGAGTATCTCGTCGAAGACGACGAGGACGGATGGGTCGTCAACGAGGAGTACATCGGGGCGTGA
- a CDS encoding 30S ribosomal protein S13: MSAEEPQDDAPDEEEDLRYFVRIGQTDLDGTKSVERSLTDMKGIGKRTARIVVDAAGVDRTATFGLLDQEEIDAVIDAVESYDSHAPEWMVNRREDFYSGETSHETGSDLEQSRRHDINRMKMISSYKGVRHQRGQKVRGQRTKSTGRSEGTIGVNVEAIKQEQAEEAAEDEDE; the protein is encoded by the coding sequence ATGAGTGCAGAAGAACCACAGGACGACGCTCCCGACGAGGAGGAAGACCTCCGATACTTCGTCCGGATAGGTCAGACCGACCTTGACGGAACGAAATCGGTAGAGCGGAGTCTCACAGACATGAAGGGTATCGGCAAGCGCACGGCGCGTATCGTTGTCGACGCCGCGGGTGTGGACCGAACGGCAACCTTCGGTCTTCTCGACCAAGAGGAAATCGATGCCGTCATCGATGCCGTCGAGAGCTACGACAGTCACGCCCCCGAGTGGATGGTCAACCGCCGCGAAGACTTCTACAGCGGAGAGACCAGCCACGAAACCGGCTCCGACCTCGAACAGTCGCGCCGCCACGACATCAACCGGATGAAGATGATAAGCTCCTACAAGGGCGTCCGCCACCAGCGCGGACAGAAGGTCCGCGGACAGCGGACCAAGTCCACGGGCCGGTCCGAGGGCACCATCGGTGTGAACGTGGAAGCCATCAAACAAGAGCAGGCAGAGGAAGCAGCGGAGGATGAGGACGAATAA
- a CDS encoding thioredoxin family protein, whose amino-acid sequence MSADTPSSDAEPPTKPVHVESEAELDALVADHELVLVDFYTKGCTLCQSIEPVLGNVARAEENLVVAMCNPRDDLSLVERFDVRSVPTLLLFEDGDAVGRLAEGFRGAEAIVEFVRDARTESRR is encoded by the coding sequence GTGAGCGCAGACACTCCCTCCTCGGACGCCGAACCGCCGACGAAACCCGTCCACGTCGAGAGCGAAGCCGAACTCGACGCCCTCGTGGCGGACCACGAACTCGTCCTCGTGGATTTCTACACGAAGGGCTGTACGCTCTGTCAGAGCATCGAACCCGTCTTGGGGAACGTCGCCCGCGCCGAGGAGAACCTCGTCGTCGCGATGTGCAACCCGCGCGACGACCTCTCGTTGGTGGAACGATTCGACGTCCGGAGCGTTCCGACGCTGCTTCTGTTCGAAGACGGCGACGCGGTCGGACGACTCGCAGAGGGGTTCCGAGGCGCGGAGGCCATCGTCGAGTTCGTTCGCGACGCCCGCACCGAAAGCAGGCGGTGA
- a CDS encoding HalOD1 output domain-containing protein, with translation MDDHPERRRYFPGDEDVALSEVVLEAVQAHENASFRDDEFTLYDHIHPDAIDMLFKNTSDVEVSVKIHLTNVTVSLWSDGGIDVRVTDNVG, from the coding sequence ATGGATGACCACCCCGAACGCCGACGCTACTTCCCCGGCGACGAGGATGTCGCGCTCAGTGAAGTCGTCCTCGAAGCCGTCCAAGCCCACGAGAACGCGTCGTTTCGCGACGACGAGTTCACGCTGTACGACCACATCCACCCCGACGCCATCGACATGCTGTTCAAAAACACCTCGGACGTGGAAGTCAGCGTCAAGATTCACCTCACGAACGTCACCGTGAGTCTCTGGAGCGACGGCGGAATCGACGTCCGCGTCACCGACAACGTGGGATAG
- a CDS encoding DUF7130 family rubredoxin-like protein, with translation MSSENDQSYVDDLLDGNKDEMEYPIGDVQDIETRSNAMWRCGECGEMGRIRDALPERCPGCDAAREELFYWVED, from the coding sequence ATGAGTTCCGAAAACGACCAGTCCTACGTGGACGACCTGTTGGACGGCAACAAAGACGAGATGGAGTACCCGATAGGCGACGTACAGGACATCGAGACGCGGAGTAACGCCATGTGGCGGTGCGGCGAGTGCGGGGAGATGGGGCGGATTCGCGACGCCCTCCCGGAACGGTGTCCGGGGTGCGACGCCGCGCGAGAGGAACTGTTCTACTGGGTGGAGGATTGA
- a CDS encoding 30S ribosomal protein S9 — protein MVTNTSGKKKTAIARATVREGKGRVRINSQPVELVEPEMARLKMLEPFRIAGEDLRSQVDIDVSISGGGFAGQADAARTAIARGLVQYLNDAELRDAYMEFDRSLLVNDVRQSEPKKWGGPGARARYQKSYR, from the coding sequence ATGGTAACGAACACGTCCGGTAAGAAGAAGACCGCCATCGCCCGCGCCACCGTGCGCGAGGGCAAAGGGCGCGTCCGAATCAACTCCCAACCCGTCGAACTCGTCGAGCCGGAGATGGCCCGTCTGAAGATGCTGGAGCCGTTCCGCATCGCAGGCGAGGACCTCCGCTCGCAGGTCGACATCGACGTCAGCATCTCCGGTGGCGGTTTCGCCGGGCAGGCTGACGCCGCTCGTACGGCCATCGCACGAGGGCTGGTGCAGTATCTCAACGACGCGGAGCTCCGCGACGCGTACATGGAGTTCGACCGATCGCTCCTCGTCAACGACGTCCGTCAGTCCGAACCCAAAAAGTGGGGCGGACCGGGCGCTCGTGCTCGCTACCAGAAATCCTACCGCTGA
- a CDS encoding 30S ribosomal protein S11, translating to MSDSETTQDKWGIAHVHASFNNTLITVTDLTGAETIVKSSGGTVVKQNRDEASPYAAMQMAETVAEEIKAAGIEGLHVRVRGPGGNGNKSPGPGAQATIRALARAGLEIGRIEDVTPIPHDGTRAPKNSRL from the coding sequence ATGAGCGACTCTGAGACCACCCAAGACAAGTGGGGAATCGCCCACGTCCACGCATCGTTCAACAACACGCTCATCACCGTCACCGACCTGACCGGCGCAGAGACGATCGTCAAGTCGTCCGGCGGGACCGTGGTGAAGCAGAACCGCGACGAGGCGTCCCCGTACGCCGCGATGCAGATGGCCGAGACGGTGGCAGAGGAGATCAAAGCCGCCGGCATCGAGGGCCTCCACGTTCGCGTGCGCGGCCCGGGCGGAAACGGTAACAAAAGCCCCGGCCCCGGCGCGCAGGCGACGATTCGAGCGCTGGCCCGCGCCGGACTCGAAATCGGTCGCATCGAGGACGTCACGCCCATCCCGCACGACGGGACCCGAGCGCCGAAAAACAGCCGACTCTGA